One genomic region from Muriicola soli encodes:
- the uvrA gene encoding excinuclease ABC subunit UvrA, with product MATITEVNPKDNIVIKGAKLHNLKDIDVVIPRNQLVVITGLSGSGKSSLAFDTLYAEGQRRYVESLSSYARQFLGKLDKPKVDSIKGIAPAIAIEQKVNSTNPRSTVGTSTEIYDYLKLLFARIGRTYSPVSGKEVKKHTVTDVVSFVKGFEENTKLLLLAPITIPENRDKKKTLQLLALQGYARVKYGGEVHRIDEDLHETVGDQLYLVVDRIIKKEDEDFFNRLANAVDSAFFEGKGNCIIEDLSTGKQTSFSNAFELDDITFLEPNVHLFSFNNPYGACPKCEGYGDIIGIDEDLVIPKTSLSVYENAIFPWRGESMGWYRDQLVNSAYKFDFPIHKPWFELTEEQKELVWEGNSHFIGINKFFKQLEDKSYKIQNRVMLSRYRGKTRCPECKGKRLRKETSYVRINGHSISDLVEQPITFLKDFFEDMPLSDHDRQIAKRLLKEINSRLGFLLKVGLGYLTLNRKSNTLSGGESQRINLATSLGSSLVGSMYILDEPSIGLHPRDTENLIDVLCSLRDLGNTVIVVEHDEDIMKAADRIIDIGPEAGTFGGEVVASGSYEEILKADSLTASYLNGEKEISVPGTRRNSPNYVKVSGAREHNLKNIDVTFPLNMLTVVTGVSGSGKSTLVKKILYPALLKELGGYGNKAGQHSGIEGKYKEIKQIEFVDQNPIGRSSRSNPVTYIKAYDDIRSLFAAQKLSKLRGYQAKHFSFNVDGGRCEKCKGEGEITVEMQFMADVHLECDTCKGKRFKKEVLEVQFEGVNIDDVLNMTIDNALDFFKEHQQKKIIAKLKPLQDVGLGYVTLGQSSSTLSGGEAQRIKLATFLVKGASKEKALFIFDEPTTGLHFHDIQKLLNSFDALLKAGHSVLVIEHNLEMIKSADYLIDLGPEGGDAGGYLVAEGTPEEVVASGKGYTAGYLKSKLG from the coding sequence ATGGCAACCATCACAGAAGTAAATCCAAAGGACAATATTGTCATTAAAGGGGCTAAACTCCACAATTTAAAGGATATTGATGTAGTCATTCCCAGAAATCAACTTGTGGTCATCACGGGCTTATCGGGTTCAGGAAAATCGAGTCTGGCCTTTGACACGCTTTATGCGGAAGGACAGCGCCGTTATGTGGAAAGCCTTTCGTCTTATGCCCGGCAATTTCTAGGGAAATTAGATAAACCCAAAGTAGATTCTATCAAAGGAATCGCACCTGCCATTGCCATTGAGCAAAAAGTAAATTCCACAAATCCGAGATCAACGGTAGGAACCAGCACCGAGATCTACGACTATCTAAAGTTATTATTTGCCAGGATTGGCAGGACCTATTCGCCCGTCTCAGGCAAGGAAGTAAAAAAACACACGGTCACTGATGTTGTTTCTTTTGTAAAAGGGTTTGAAGAAAATACAAAATTACTCCTGCTCGCGCCTATAACCATCCCTGAGAACCGGGATAAGAAAAAAACACTACAACTCCTTGCATTACAAGGATACGCCCGCGTCAAATACGGCGGGGAAGTACATCGTATTGATGAAGATTTGCACGAAACAGTTGGGGATCAGCTTTACCTGGTGGTAGACAGGATCATCAAAAAAGAAGACGAGGATTTTTTCAATCGGCTGGCCAATGCCGTGGATTCTGCCTTTTTTGAGGGAAAGGGAAATTGCATTATCGAAGATTTGTCCACCGGCAAGCAGACCTCATTCAGCAATGCCTTTGAATTGGACGACATCACGTTTCTGGAACCGAATGTCCACTTATTCAGCTTTAACAACCCTTATGGAGCCTGTCCCAAATGTGAGGGATATGGCGATATTATTGGGATCGATGAAGACCTTGTGATCCCTAAAACCTCCCTTTCTGTCTATGAGAATGCTATTTTCCCCTGGCGGGGCGAAAGTATGGGGTGGTACAGGGATCAACTTGTCAATTCGGCTTATAAATTCGATTTTCCCATCCATAAACCCTGGTTTGAACTTACTGAGGAGCAAAAGGAACTGGTATGGGAAGGTAACAGTCACTTTATTGGGATCAATAAATTCTTTAAGCAGCTCGAGGACAAGAGCTACAAGATTCAAAATCGGGTAATGCTTTCCAGATACAGGGGAAAGACGCGTTGTCCGGAATGCAAGGGGAAGCGTCTGCGCAAGGAAACAAGTTACGTTCGAATTAACGGCCATTCTATTTCAGACCTGGTGGAACAGCCCATCACATTTTTAAAGGACTTTTTTGAAGATATGCCCCTGTCCGATCACGACAGGCAGATTGCGAAGCGCCTCCTTAAAGAAATTAATAGCCGACTAGGGTTTCTGCTTAAAGTAGGCTTGGGCTATCTCACCCTGAACAGAAAATCGAATACCTTATCAGGAGGTGAAAGTCAGAGAATTAATCTAGCCACCTCCCTGGGCAGCAGTCTCGTAGGGTCTATGTACATACTTGATGAACCCAGTATTGGCCTGCACCCAAGGGATACGGAAAATTTAATTGACGTACTCTGCTCTTTACGTGATCTTGGAAATACAGTTATCGTAGTAGAACATGATGAGGACATTATGAAAGCTGCAGACCGTATTATTGATATTGGTCCTGAGGCAGGGACCTTTGGCGGGGAGGTAGTCGCCAGTGGTTCCTATGAAGAGATCCTTAAGGCCGACTCCCTTACAGCTTCCTACCTCAACGGAGAAAAGGAGATCTCAGTCCCGGGAACAAGAAGGAATAGTCCTAATTATGTAAAAGTCTCCGGGGCCAGAGAGCACAACTTAAAAAATATCGATGTGACATTTCCTTTGAATATGCTCACTGTGGTTACAGGTGTGTCGGGAAGCGGGAAGAGTACCCTTGTAAAGAAAATCCTCTACCCTGCCCTGCTGAAAGAATTGGGAGGTTATGGCAATAAGGCCGGGCAGCATTCTGGAATTGAAGGTAAGTACAAGGAAATCAAGCAAATTGAATTCGTTGATCAGAACCCTATAGGAAGATCTTCCCGATCGAATCCCGTGACTTATATTAAGGCTTATGACGATATTCGAAGCCTTTTTGCAGCTCAGAAACTCAGTAAACTAAGGGGATATCAGGCCAAGCACTTCTCCTTTAACGTAGACGGCGGGCGCTGTGAAAAATGCAAGGGAGAAGGCGAAATCACTGTAGAAATGCAGTTTATGGCAGATGTGCACCTGGAATGCGATACTTGCAAAGGCAAACGCTTTAAAAAGGAAGTCCTCGAAGTTCAATTTGAAGGAGTCAATATTGACGATGTACTGAACATGACCATTGATAATGCTTTAGACTTCTTTAAAGAACATCAGCAAAAAAAGATCATTGCAAAACTTAAACCACTACAGGATGTAGGATTAGGTTATGTGACCCTGGGACAGTCTTCTTCTACCCTGTCAGGTGGGGAAGCACAACGGATTAAACTAGCTACTTTCCTTGTTAAAGGGGCCTCAAAGGAGAAAGCGCTTTTTATTTTTGATGAACCCACTACGGGTTTGCATTTCCACGACATTCAAAAACTTCTCAATTCCTTTGATGCGCTTTTAAAGGCCGGCCATTCGGTTTTGGTTATCGAACACAACCTGGAAATGATCAAATCTGCAGATTATCTCATCGATCTCGGCCCTGAAGGTGGTGATGCAGGAGGCTACCTTGTGGCGGAAGGAACACCTGAAGAAGTTGTCGCTTCCGGAAAGGGTTATACAGCCGGATATCTCAAATCTAAACTAGGTTAA
- a CDS encoding polysaccharide biosynthesis C-terminal domain-containing protein: MGIVFKQSLSNMVITYVGFAIGAINTLFLYARFLSDTYFGLVGVILATSAILMPLLALGVPNTMIKFYSSYSDKNTQDKFLALMLLLPMILIVPLAIFSYFANDLIGAFIGQRNEIAENYVWHIFLIALAMAYFEVFYSWSRIHLRSVFGNFMKEIFARLAIMLLLFAVYFNLISVDTFLQALVGVYLLRTAVMKLYAYRLRMPRLTLKFPSNLKSILTYSVLIILGGSTAVILLEVDKFMINQFIEIEKVAYYSVAVFIATVIAVPSRAMHQITYPMTAALLNSQDQKGLAILYQKSSLTLFITAGLLFILILLNLEDLYRLLPENYRGGFYVVFLIGLAKLFDALLGNNNAILYNSDHYKAILFMGVLLACFTILLNLYLIPEIGINGAALATFIAVFIYNILKLLYVKIKLGLQPFSRETFKVVFLLIIVGAVFFALQFPFHPILNIALKSLLITLMYVGVLYRFRISDDVYGILSKYLNPKK, encoded by the coding sequence ATGGGAATAGTATTTAAACAGTCGCTGAGCAATATGGTGATCACCTACGTAGGTTTTGCCATTGGGGCTATTAATACCCTCTTTCTCTATGCCCGTTTTCTGTCTGATACCTATTTTGGGTTGGTCGGTGTGATCCTGGCCACTTCAGCCATCCTTATGCCGCTTCTGGCATTGGGTGTACCCAACACTATGATTAAGTTTTACAGCAGTTACAGCGATAAGAATACCCAGGATAAATTTCTGGCCCTAATGTTATTATTACCCATGATCCTTATAGTGCCCCTTGCGATATTCAGCTATTTTGCCAATGATTTGATTGGGGCATTTATCGGTCAGCGAAATGAGATCGCCGAGAATTACGTATGGCATATCTTTCTTATCGCTCTGGCGATGGCGTATTTTGAAGTGTTTTATTCCTGGTCCAGGATTCATCTGCGTTCTGTTTTCGGCAATTTTATGAAAGAGATTTTTGCCCGTCTCGCTATCATGCTTTTACTCTTTGCCGTGTATTTTAATTTAATTTCTGTAGATACTTTTTTACAGGCCCTGGTAGGAGTATACCTTTTGCGGACCGCCGTCATGAAACTTTATGCATATCGATTGAGAATGCCGAGGCTTACGCTCAAGTTTCCCTCTAATTTAAAAAGTATTTTAACGTATAGTGTTCTTATTATTCTAGGGGGTTCTACCGCAGTTATTCTTCTGGAAGTAGATAAATTTATGATCAATCAGTTTATCGAAATTGAAAAAGTAGCCTACTACTCAGTAGCTGTATTTATTGCTACGGTGATCGCTGTACCCTCCAGAGCAATGCATCAGATTACATATCCCATGACGGCGGCCCTGCTGAATAGCCAAGACCAAAAGGGGCTCGCGATTCTTTATCAGAAAAGCTCTCTTACGTTATTTATAACTGCGGGATTATTGTTTATCCTGATACTGCTGAACCTGGAGGATCTCTACCGTCTTCTTCCGGAGAATTACCGTGGAGGGTTTTATGTAGTTTTCCTGATTGGCCTGGCTAAATTATTTGATGCCTTGCTGGGAAACAACAACGCCATTTTGTACAACTCTGATCACTACAAGGCTATACTTTTTATGGGCGTTCTCCTGGCGTGTTTCACGATCTTACTGAATTTATACCTCATTCCCGAGATAGGGATCAACGGGGCCGCCCTGGCTACCTTTATCGCAGTATTTATCTATAATATCCTGAAACTACTCTACGTGAAAATAAAATTAGGCCTACAGCCTTTCAGCAGGGAGACCTTTAAGGTTGTATTTCTATTGATAATTGTGGGTGCTGTTTTCTTCGCGCTTCAATTCCCCTTTCATCCTATCCTGAATATAGCGCTAAAGAGTTTGCTTATCACTCTGATGTATGTTGGGGTATTGTATCGCTTCCGGATCTCTGATGATGTTTATGGAATTCTGTCTAAATATTTAAATCCCAAGAAGTAA
- a CDS encoding glycosyltransferase family 4 protein encodes MKKVLIVTYYWPPAGGPGVQRWLNFVKYLPDSEIQPVLYIPENPHYPILDHSLKEEVPDQLTIYRQPIWEPYQIASIFSKKKTKKISSGIVPSNNPSFLDKVFLWVRGNLFIPDARKYWIGPSVRVLTEILESEEIETVITTGPPHSLHLIGKRLKERTNIKWIADFRDPWTSIGYHKALRLTRQSQKKHKELEQEVLHSADQILVTSNTTKQEFEAITHKPVITITNGYDQAAEGKIIPDTHFTISHIGSLLSERNPYVLWKVLADLVSEEDEFAMDLRIKFTGVVSDEIVNDIQGFGLGSNLEVTGYLPHKEAVLSQRKSQILLLVEIDSEETRGIIPGKLFEYMAAQRPILAIGPKSWEAGSMVRESACGEVFTYNMEAELKTSLLKWYKAYKGNSLKLTSENMEQYSRKALTKKLAAYI; translated from the coding sequence ATGAAAAAAGTGCTCATCGTTACTTATTATTGGCCACCGGCAGGTGGACCCGGGGTACAACGATGGCTTAATTTTGTAAAATATCTCCCGGATTCTGAAATACAACCCGTACTCTATATACCTGAAAACCCACATTACCCGATCCTTGATCACAGTTTAAAGGAAGAAGTGCCAGATCAGCTTACCATTTATCGTCAACCCATCTGGGAACCTTATCAGATTGCCTCAATATTTTCAAAAAAGAAAACCAAAAAAATCAGTTCTGGAATAGTGCCTTCTAATAATCCGTCCTTTCTCGACAAGGTATTCTTATGGGTAAGAGGTAATCTATTTATCCCCGATGCAAGAAAGTACTGGATTGGCCCTTCTGTGCGGGTATTAACTGAGATCCTTGAATCAGAAGAGATAGAAACCGTGATCACCACCGGACCGCCACATAGTCTTCACCTCATTGGGAAACGGCTGAAAGAGCGCACAAACATCAAATGGATTGCCGATTTCAGGGATCCGTGGACGAGTATCGGTTACCACAAAGCACTCAGACTTACAAGGCAATCACAGAAAAAACACAAAGAACTGGAACAGGAAGTGCTACATTCGGCAGATCAAATCCTCGTCACCAGCAATACTACCAAACAAGAGTTTGAAGCAATTACCCATAAGCCGGTGATTACCATAACTAACGGGTATGATCAGGCTGCAGAGGGAAAAATAATACCCGATACTCATTTTACCATTTCACATATCGGATCACTGCTTTCTGAAAGGAACCCCTACGTGTTGTGGAAGGTCTTGGCCGATCTGGTTTCAGAAGAAGATGAATTCGCAATGGATTTAAGAATTAAATTCACTGGTGTGGTCAGTGACGAAATTGTCAATGACATCCAGGGCTTCGGTCTGGGCTCTAATTTGGAGGTTACGGGCTATCTTCCGCATAAGGAGGCGGTTCTCTCCCAGAGGAAGTCTCAGATTCTTTTGTTGGTGGAGATTGATTCAGAAGAGACAAGAGGGATCATCCCCGGGAAGCTTTTTGAGTATATGGCGGCCCAACGCCCTATTCTGGCTATAGGTCCAAAATCATGGGAGGCAGGCTCCATGGTCAGGGAGTCGGCTTGTGGGGAGGTTTTCACTTATAATATGGAGGCAGAATTAAAAACCAGCTTACTAAAGTGGTATAAGGCCTATAAAGGGAATTCTTTAAAGTTGACCTCTGAAAACATGGAACAGTACAGCAGAAAGGCTCTGACTAAAAAATTAGCAGCATATATCTGA